The Leucoraja erinacea ecotype New England chromosome 8, Leri_hhj_1, whole genome shotgun sequence nucleotide sequence tctgatTCCGGCGGAGGAGAGCATGACGCCCAAACGCACCGCCATCACAACGCCatgcagctccagccccttccctttTGGTCCCCCTCGCAGGCTCTTGcccctcttcccccatcttttcaccaagctcccccccatcctcacctccccccccccccccccctcccacacgcgGTGGTGTGGCCATAGCTGCTGGTGCTTTCGGGCAAGGATCCATGGCCTGGCTCTAAGGGCActgacggctgatgctcctccggagcacgcaagaagggagaggagaggcaaTCTTGAGATcctgaggagggagtgtgggagaggaaggggatagagagagagggtagggaAGGGGGcagagttatggagggaaggagtgagtgactaggggtagggaaaaggagaggaggcAGGGATTGGAAGATAGTAGGAGgcgagggaaaagaagaggaagaGATGAGAAGGGAGAATGGGGAGGAGGGTGATAGAAGGAGAGGGGGTGTACAggagggggtagtgggggaggtagggagtgggggatagagggagaggagggcagtgggggaagtgaggagggatagtgggggggatagtgGAGGTGAGTAGTGGTGgggtagagggataggagggggtagggaggggagaggagttatggagggagggaaggagaaggagagagaagtgagggaaggattgggggaggaggagaggggaaagaagagggagggtgaagaggagggggagagagtgctttggatgaggggaaatgagctgcatcagtgcagttgggggctatgggtgagtggtgcgatattgcgttggtggaccaagcctcctgtgtgacagggacccaatgggtcccacttagtccagtctaTGACTATATACACACTATGAGCAAAAGTAGCATTAAATTCAATAGTGATATATTCAACTTTATTACCCTGCTGTAATTTATTGTATAGTCGTGCACACTTAGGGCAGCTATCCCAGGATTGTTAGCAGGAGTGCAGATGACTCCTGCAGCATCTACAAGTACAAATGGGAACatttacacatgaataaataccaAGATTTTCCTTGTAGAACTTCCGAAACTTGTTGCTTCAATTTCCTGATCTTCTCGTCTCTGCATGTGATTTCTGATGCATTTTCTTTTATCACTGTAGCTAATTTTTCTTCATGCTGTATGAAGCAAAACAAAAGCTTAGCAAGTTTGGGATGAACTGGATCTTGCATacactactttaaaaaaaagctgcTGTTTAAATTACTAACCAACTTATTGAGATGTTCAGTTTTTTCTCCAAATTCCTTTCTAGACTCATAAAGAATCTGCAACTTTTCAGCTGCCAATGATTCAGCTTGTTTTAATCTTTCTTCTGTCTGTTCATGGGATTGTTGTTCCTTTTTAATTAACTGACTATATTCAGAATCCTGTGGAAAAAATATATTAACAGACATTTATTTCTAAAGAATATCTCCACAAACGTTTACAGCCACTAGTAAGCATCACTATTGGTATATTATGTCTGTAGAATGTAAATTGTACTCATCGTTTCGTTATtgtgatttttaatttttaatgttcTTCCTTGATTTTATCCtttagggagtgcagagaaggttcaccagactgattcctggggtgtcaggactgtcttatgaagaaagactggatagacttggtttatactctctagaatttaggagattgagaggggatcttatagaaacttacaaaattcttaaggggttggacaggctagatgcaggaagattgttcccgatgttggggaagtccaggacaaggggtcacagcttaaggataagggggaaatcctttaaaaccgagacgaggagaacttttttcacacagagactggtgaatctctggaactctctgccacagagggtagttgaggccagttcattggctatatttaagagggagttagatgtggcccttgtggccaaggggatcagagggtatggagagaaggcaggtacgggatactgagttggatgatcagccatgatcatattaaatggcggtgcaggctcgaagggccgaatggcctactcctgcacctaatttctatgtttctatgttctatgtaattcTTCCCAGTCCCCTGGATAATGATTAATTTCTGCCAGTACCTCTACAAATGACCATTCTGCTCTCTAGTGTTTTGATGAATATTGGCAGCTGAAGATTAGAGACATCACAATTGAGGCTGACTTAACCTTACACATCTACTTCACCAAGAGGGATTAACTGCTAATAATGAACACTGGAAATCCTGGCCCGTTTAACCTATTCTGACTAGCGTAAAATCACCGAATCAATGATAATACCCTATAATGAACAAGAGCTTTGATTTATTAAATATACACATTCAAAAAAATTAACCCACGATTCTTCAGAGTCTAATTGAATTTGTACATACTACAGCACTCTGTGCATTTACATATTAAACCATCAGGAGAAACCTCAATGCTGCTTTTATTTGTCTAATTAAAATGACGACAGAACAGAACAGCACGAAGAGCTTTCTTCTTTACCATCAGATAACCTTTTAACTCCATCAAATTAAGTCAAGGTAGGGATAGTGTTCATGATAATGCACCAATATCACAGCAGCCCTTCCTGAAATCCTCTTAAACTGTGGATTCTTTGCATCATTCTACCTGTTGTAGAATTTAACAGAATGAGCTAACCTCTGAAGCATATCTGGCAGGTTTTACAGGATTGGTGCAAGAAGAATGTTTATCTTGACTAAAGAATTGAGATCTGTATCAAAATAATTAGTTCTTACTTCAGTGGTGAATCATTAGAATTCTCTAACCTGGAAGGCTGCAGATTTTGAGCCATTGAATACATTCGAACCAGAGTGC carries:
- the LOC129699806 gene encoding golgin subfamily A member 6-like protein 22 isoform X4, with protein sequence MYDQKQLTERISMLEKENAQLKTQLKEKEVTINSVNKLMQQKDSEYSQLIKKEQQSHEQTEERLKQAESLAAEKLQILYESRKEFGEKTEHLNKLHEEKLATVIKENASEITCRDEKIRKLKQQVSEVLQGKSWERQQQLHELKKEVIRLTEEASALQKKLKLHQSFKKDCKNCG